The window TTTGCGTTCCGCGGAAAGAGGGCAGGATTTCCTTTCCCATAGGGATACGGACCCTCTCGTTACGCCGAAGGCGAAGAGGGGGTTACGCACGAAGTGCCGCGGGGTTAGTCTAACCCTATTGCATACCTCCTACGAATCTCCTAAATTCGTTCATGACCAATAACCGTCGCTTATTCCTGAAACAAGCCGCTGTGCTTACAGGTGCTTTTTCTGCAACCAGCTTATTTAACCAGGCCCACGCCGAAGCCTGGCACGAAGCCGAACAAAAGGTAGCGCACCTAACGCCGCAGCAAGTAGCCGAGGATGAAGACTTTTGGGGCGTAATACAGCGCGCTTATAGCGTAAGCACCAATATTATGATACTGAATAATGGCGGGGTTTCACCATCGCCCATTGTGGTACAGGAAGCGGTTGAACGATATAACAAGCTGGCTAATGAAGGTCCATCCTATTTTATGTGGCGTATATTAGACCAGGGCCGCGAACCCCTGCGTGAAAAACTGGCCTTGCTTGCCGGTACGTTAGCCGACGAAATAGCGGTGAACCGCAACGCCACAGAGGCACTGAACACTATAATTTACGGCTTACCGCTCACTAAAGGCGACGAAGTGATAGCCACACGCCAGGATTATCCGCATATGCGACAGGCATACCATCAACGGGCTTTACGAGATGGGATAGTTCACAAAGAACTTAGTTTCGATTTTCCTATTGAGAATGATGAGCAAATAGTAAAAGTATACGCAGATGCTATTACACCCAAAACTAAATTGATACATGTTACCCATGTCATTAACTGGGTTGGCCAGATTATGCCGGTACGTAAAATATGCGATATGGCCCACGCCAAAGGTATTGAGGTGATTGTAGATGGTGCCCACTCGTTCGGTTTACTTGATTTTAAGATATCCGACCTGCATTGCGATTATTTTGGCACCAGCCTGCATAAATTTCTATCGGCGCCTATTGGCAGCGGCATGTTATGGATCAAGAAGGAGAAGATAGCCAAAGTATGGCCGCTGCTATGTGATGATAACCCCCAAAGCGGCGATATCCGCAAGTTTGAAAACATTGGCACCCGCAGTTTCCCTATAGAGCAGGGCATTGGCGAGGCGATAAACTTTCATTTGGCAATTGGCAGTAAACGCAAGGAAGAACGCATCCGCTACCTTAAAGATTATTGGGCTAGCCGCGTGCAGCATGTGCCGAAGGTTAAGCTGCATACCTCGTTAAAACCAGCCTAT of the Mucilaginibacter boryungensis genome contains:
- a CDS encoding aminotransferase class V-fold PLP-dependent enzyme, with the protein product MTNNRRLFLKQAAVLTGAFSATSLFNQAHAEAWHEAEQKVAHLTPQQVAEDEDFWGVIQRAYSVSTNIMILNNGGVSPSPIVVQEAVERYNKLANEGPSYFMWRILDQGREPLREKLALLAGTLADEIAVNRNATEALNTIIYGLPLTKGDEVIATRQDYPHMRQAYHQRALRDGIVHKELSFDFPIENDEQIVKVYADAITPKTKLIHVTHVINWVGQIMPVRKICDMAHAKGIEVIVDGAHSFGLLDFKISDLHCDYFGTSLHKFLSAPIGSGMLWIKKEKIAKVWPLLCDDNPQSGDIRKFENIGTRSFPIEQGIGEAINFHLAIGSKRKEERIRYLKDYWASRVQHVPKVKLHTSLKPAYSCAICGVTIDGMTPQELDGALFGKYKIHTTSIVIENIKCVRITPHVYTTIADMDKLVKAITEIAGTVKG